In Archocentrus centrarchus isolate MPI-CPG fArcCen1 chromosome 1, fArcCen1, whole genome shotgun sequence, the following proteins share a genomic window:
- the LOC115788489 gene encoding retinal cone rhodopsin-sensitive cGMP 3',5'-cyclic phosphodiesterase subunit gamma-like: MADAPAPADKKAPPKFKQRTTRTFKSKAPKPGQKGFGDDIPGMEGLGTDFTVVCPWEAFGDMELSDLAKFGIV; the protein is encoded by the exons ATGGCAGACGCACCCGCACCTGCTGACAAGAAGGCACCTCCTAAGTTCAAGCAGAGGACAACCCGTACCTTCAAGAGCAAGGCCCCGAAACCAGGCCAGAAGGG ATTTGGAGACGACATCCCCGGCATGGAGGGTCTCGGCACAGACTTCACAGTGGTCTGCCCATGGGAAGCCTTTGGGGACATGGAGCTCAGCGACCTGGCGAAATTTGGAATTGTCTAA